The Anopheles funestus unplaced genomic scaffold, idAnoFuneDA-416_04 scaffold_13_ctg1, whole genome shotgun sequence genome has a window encoding:
- the LOC125774493 gene encoding uncharacterized protein LOC125774493, translating to MSDGTFSRYDKNTFRIVYSNIPVKPSQNETIDFMVDTLKIAVEKVSLVQLNGVKGIVYVTMQTLEEAQALVSEHAGKHFLTHDGKKFPVTITMEDNTTIVKLRDLPPGIPDSDVKAALSVYGEVITITREVWAPSTRFAGVASGIRNVRMKITNPIKSFITLGDEVTSVSYPGQRQTCRSCQEPVHHGLNCVQSRQSRFRETLSQNKAPSQKASYANPLCTAPTPSPIQAASEPPFTVVGNKKMKNKPKYSSLVASNAKATVDKKRAAASTSKIAHRLIVPIRDVQIAINRMTPEVITQQKAKEQAAPMEEAAIELTAALVSDTAPTAAAPTSGWPSLPVLQPQEKEAVFKVPLDIPSHPSSFHSTDEMLGVKRKQTAETDNESDGSCPSTHSQSSVTKRKPGRPPKRFTYTPVPM from the coding sequence ATGAGCGACGGAACATTTTCTCGATACGATAAGAACACTTTTCGTATCGTTTATTCCAATATTCCTGTGAAGCCTTCACAGAATGAAACAATTGATTTCATGGTGGACACCTTGAAGATTGCAGTAGAAAAGGTGTCTTTGGTGCAGCTGAACGGTGTAAAGGGCATTGTGTATGTCACGATGCAAACACTGGAGGAAGCTCAAGCTCTAGTGAGTGAACACGCTGGGAAGCACTTTCTGACACACGACGGGAAGAAGTTCCCTGTGACAATCACCATGGAGGACAACACAACAATCGTGAAACTCCGTGATCTGCCCCCTGGAATACCTGACAGTGATGTGAAGGCAGCTTTGTCTGTATATGGAGAGGTGATTACGATCACCAGGGAAGTGTGGGCACCGTCAACACGCTTTGCAGGGGTCGCCTCTGGAATTCGAAACGTTCGAATGAAAATAACCAACCCCATAAAATCCTTCATCACGCTGGGTGATGAAGTGACCAGTGTGTCCTACCCAGGACAACGCCAAACTTGCCGTAGCTGCCAAGAACCAGTGCACCATGGTCTTAATTGTGTGCAAAGTCGGCAAAGCCGCTTTAGGGAAACCCTGTCCCAAAATAAGGCACCGTCGCAAAAGGCATCATACGCTAATCCCTTATGCAcagcaccaacaccatcaccaaTCCAAGCCGCTAGTGAACCGCCGTTTACTGTGGTCGGTAATAAAAAGATGAAGAATAAACCAAAATATTCTTCTCTCGTGGCGTCCAATGCGAAAGCAACTGTGGATAAAAAGCGTGCTGCAGCATCCACATCAAAAATCGCGCATAGGCTCATCGTTCCGATTAGAGACGTGCAAATTGCGATTAACCGAATGACACCCGAAGTGATTACGCAGCAGAAGGCAAAAGAGCAAGCGGCACCGATGGAAGAAGCTGCTATCGAACTAACCGCTGCACTCGTCTCCGACACTGCTCCAACTGCCGCCGCCCCTACTAGCGGTTGGCCGAGTCTGCCCGTTCTCCAGCCGCAAGAGAAGGAAGCGGTATTTAAAGTTCCGCTCGACATTCCCTCCCATCCCTCTTCCTTCCACTCCACTGATGAAATGCTCGGggtaaaacgtaaacaaactgcCGAGACGGATAATGAGAGTGACGGCTCATGTCCTTCTACACACAGCCAATCGAGTGTGACAAAGCGTAAGCCTGGTCGCCCTCCAAAAAGGTTCACTTACACACCTGTACCGATGTAA